One window of Papaver somniferum cultivar HN1 chromosome 9, ASM357369v1, whole genome shotgun sequence genomic DNA carries:
- the LOC113313176 gene encoding dnaJ homolog subfamily B member 4-like, which yields MVDYYKVLQVDRSAKEDDLKKAYRKLAMKWHPDKNPNNKKDAEAKFKQISEAYDVLSDPQKRAIYDQYGEEGLQGGIPKQGGGGFGGGGGAHTFRFNPRSADDVFSEFFGFSSPFGGGGGGGGGGGMGGMGCGPRAGQFDDIFAQFRSQAGESSAGVPRKASAIERPLPCSLEDLYKGTTKKMKISREVADYSGRPTTVEEILTIEVKPGWKKGTKITFPEKGNEQRGLIPADLVFIIDEKPHSVFKREGNDLIVTRKISLVEALTGYTSQLTTLDGRTLPISINSVVSPGSEEIIKGEGMPIPKDPSKRGDLKVKFNIRFPAVLTAEQKMGIKRLLM from the exons ATGGTGGATTACTACAAGGTTCTACAGGTTGATAGAAGTGCTAAAGAGGATGATTTGAAGAAAGCTTATCGCAAACTTGCTATGAAGTGGCATCCTGATAAAAACCCTAATAACAAAAAAGATGCTGAAGCTAAATTCAAACAAATCTCTGAAGCTTATGAT GTTTTGAGTGATCCACAAAAGAGAGCGATCTATGATCAGTACGGAGAAGAAGGATTACAAGGAGGGATTCCAAAACAAGGTGGTGgaggttttggtggtggtggtggagcacaTACTTTTAGGTTTAACCCTAGGAGTGCTGATGACGTTTTCTCTGAGTTCTTTGGATTTTCAAGtccttttggtggtggtggtggtggtggtggtggtggtggtatggGAGGTATGGGTTGTGGCCCACGTGCTGGACAATTTGATGATATTTTTGCTCAATTTAGAAGTCAAGCTGGAGAAAGTTCTGCCGGTGTACCTAGGAAAGCGTCAGCCATTGAACGACCTCTACCATGTAGTCTGGAAGATTTGTATAAAGGAACAACTAAAAAGATGAAAATTTCAAGGGAAGTTGCTGATTATAGTGG AAGGCCCACAACAGTCGAAGAAATCCTGACAATAGAGGTCAAACCAGGGTGGAAGAAGGGAACTAAGATCACATTTCCAGAGAAAGGCAATGAACAACGTGGTTTAATACCAGCAGACCTTGTCTTCATCATCGATGAGAAACCTCACAGCGTCTTCAAGAGGGAAGGCAACGACCTCATTGTCACCCGGAAGATATCACTTGTGGAAGCTTTAACTGGTTACACTTCACAGTTGACAACCTTGGATGGACGGACTTTGCCCATCTCTATCAACTCTGTAGTGTCTCCTGGCTCTGAAGAAATTATTAAAGGGGAAGGGATGCCCATTCCAAAGGATCCGAGCAAGAGAGGTGACCTAAAGGTCAAATTCAACATTAGGTTTCCCGCAGTACTTACAGCGGAGCAGAAAATGGGCATCAAACGATTGTTGATGTGA
- the LOC113308164 gene encoding 37S ribosomal protein rsm18, mitochondrial-like: MNLIRVGARSVNGVLSGECRQPWMIRNFSSAGHSGSVNDGNRSSNSFESSGDFERRIFSGISDSTQNTDSFYQKLDKLGPRGRSGFGARSDYQSMDNLDENFNSLSDGMDGKLRKAANYFGFNYDELEKEDYAYRPDVNFRPGTTYETKDLDIRRAGVWKPFQREEFTTTTEDVLKYADFRNVRFLANFITEAGIIEKRSKFKISAKAQRKIAREIKISRALGLMPFTTMGQDPFVPGKSRLENEDEEYDYYSRPSGRGFP, from the exons ATGAATCTTATACGGGTTGGAGCAAGATCCGTTAATGGTGTCTTATCTGGGGAATGTCGTCAACCGTGGATGATCAGAAATTTCTCTTCTGCTGGACATTCAG GTAGTGTCAATGATGGCAACAGAAGTAGTAATTCCTTCGAATCGTCTGGTGATTTTGAGCGGAGGATTTTTAGTGGGATTTCTGACAGTACTCAAAACACAGATTCCTTTTACCAGAAACTTGATAAACTTGGGCCTCGTGGCAGATCTGGGTTTGGTGCGCGTAGTGATTACCAGTCTATGGATAATCTGGATGAGAATTTCAATTCATTGTCAGATGGGATGGATGGAAAATTGAGGAAAGCTGCCAACTATTTCGGGTTTAATTATGATGAGCTAGAGAAAGAAGACTATGCATATAGACCAGACGTGAACTTCAGACCTGGGACAACGTATGAAACAAAG GATCTTGATATTAGAAGAGCAGGAGTGTGGAAACCCTTCCAAAGAGAGGAATTCACCACTACAACGGAGGATGTGCTTAAATATGCTGATTTTCGG AATGTGAGATTCCTTGCCAACTTTATTACTGAAGCTGGTATCATTGAGAAAAGAAGCAAG TTCAAGATTAGTGCCAAAGCCCAGAGAAAAATTGCAAGGGAGATCAAGATATCAAGAGCTCTTGGCCTAATGCCATTCACTACCATGGGGCAAGATCCGTTTGTCCCTGGAAAATCGAGGTTAGAGAACGAAGATGAGGAATACGATTATTATTCTCGTCCCTCTGGTAGAGGTTTTCCCTAA